In Dyadobacter sp. NIV53, a single window of DNA contains:
- a CDS encoding YfhO family protein, which produces MKNLISWQRIWPHLIAVIGFMALAVIYVSPVLQGKKLNMHDDKQAKAAAREIVTYHDKTGEWSQWTNGMFAGMPAYLIAGDYPTSISTKAGQMMNKILPAPANYLLIGMVSAYVLFLVIGAGGWLASLGAIAFAFSSFNVINLEAGHVSQVIAIMYAPGVLAGVLLAFRKHWLAGAALTALFLSLELYANHVQITYYLGVGVVVLVIVESISFIKKGQAKQLTFILAGLFFAALIAVGTHTTRLWNAYDYTKETIRGKSELSPVKNAATATPAGDGLGKEYAFEYSYGIGEILTLIVPNAYGGATYGPVGTSSETYKTLTGKGVDPAMAQSFIKQLPLYWGSQPIMGGPNYVGAIVFFLFVLGIFIIKNPLKYWAVGVFALYIIWAWGKSLAGINYLFFDYFPMFNKFRAMTMVVSLAQLLMVFLGILALIKVVQRKISWKEFQRPFLTTLAITGGLMLILAIIPTLFFSFQSANDPQNVENFTQATQSKEFAQEIVNSIVKDRAGMMQADAFRSLVFILLAAALIWLWMKEKIKPVLLYGAFIVLMIFDLFGVDKRYLNDEDFVSNYAAQGDTTPSAADEQILRDTDPDFKVLDASTSPFQSADASYFHKSLGGYHGAKLRRYQELFERQIAKQNPNPGILDMLNTKYVITMDQQNNKVAIQQPGAFGNAWFVKSYKIVPNADAEMAALDSLQPKDEAVLDQKFAENLKGLTLNTDSTATIKLTSYKPNELNYESNSKSEGLAVFSEIYYNVRNEWKVTIDGKPADMLRANYVLRALRVPAGKHAIVFKFEPVSVATGHTIDLISSVLLVALIAGACVAEAKSKKNPEV; this is translated from the coding sequence ATGAAAAATTTGATTTCCTGGCAACGTATCTGGCCTCATTTGATTGCAGTTATTGGCTTCATGGCTTTAGCTGTCATCTATGTTTCTCCTGTTTTGCAAGGCAAAAAATTAAATATGCACGACGATAAGCAAGCTAAAGCAGCTGCCCGGGAAATAGTAACCTATCATGATAAAACAGGTGAATGGTCACAATGGACCAACGGAATGTTTGCGGGAATGCCCGCATATCTGATCGCAGGGGATTACCCTACCAGTATTTCAACAAAGGCTGGGCAGATGATGAACAAAATTTTACCTGCCCCGGCCAATTACCTTCTGATCGGCATGGTGAGCGCTTATGTGCTCTTTCTGGTGATCGGAGCCGGAGGATGGCTGGCTTCACTGGGTGCAATTGCTTTTGCCTTTTCGTCTTTTAATGTCATCAATCTGGAAGCCGGGCACGTTTCCCAGGTAATTGCTATCATGTATGCACCAGGCGTGTTGGCCGGAGTATTGCTGGCATTCAGAAAGCACTGGCTGGCCGGTGCCGCACTTACCGCATTATTTTTGTCTCTTGAATTGTATGCTAATCACGTTCAGATCACCTATTATCTGGGTGTTGGTGTTGTCGTTCTGGTGATAGTAGAAAGTATTTCTTTCATCAAAAAAGGACAGGCCAAACAGCTCACTTTTATTCTTGCCGGACTCTTTTTTGCTGCGTTAATAGCCGTTGGGACACATACAACAAGGCTTTGGAACGCTTATGATTATACCAAAGAAACCATCCGCGGCAAATCAGAACTTAGCCCGGTTAAAAACGCAGCAACAGCAACACCAGCTGGTGACGGATTGGGTAAAGAATATGCATTTGAATACAGTTACGGTATTGGTGAAATACTTACGCTAATTGTCCCTAACGCTTATGGCGGAGCCACCTATGGCCCGGTTGGTACTTCGTCAGAAACATATAAAACACTGACAGGCAAAGGCGTTGATCCTGCAATGGCGCAAAGTTTTATTAAACAGTTACCGCTTTACTGGGGCAGCCAGCCTATTATGGGCGGACCAAATTATGTAGGAGCGATAGTATTCTTTCTTTTTGTTTTGGGAATATTTATCATTAAAAATCCGCTGAAATACTGGGCCGTTGGAGTCTTTGCCTTATACATTATATGGGCATGGGGAAAAAGCCTGGCCGGGATCAACTATTTGTTTTTCGACTACTTCCCGATGTTCAACAAGTTCAGGGCTATGACGATGGTTGTATCGCTTGCCCAGTTGCTGATGGTATTTCTTGGCATCCTCGCACTGATTAAAGTTGTTCAGAGAAAAATCAGCTGGAAAGAATTTCAACGTCCTTTTCTGACCACTCTGGCTATAACTGGTGGCCTGATGCTGATATTAGCCATAATACCAACACTGTTTTTTAGTTTCCAGTCTGCCAATGACCCTCAGAATGTTGAAAATTTCACACAGGCAACCCAGAGTAAAGAATTTGCTCAGGAAATAGTGAATTCCATTGTGAAGGACCGTGCAGGAATGATGCAGGCTGATGCATTCAGAAGCCTGGTTTTTATTCTTTTAGCAGCTGCCCTGATCTGGCTTTGGATGAAAGAAAAAATTAAACCAGTGCTACTTTACGGTGCCTTTATAGTACTCATGATATTCGATTTATTCGGTGTAGATAAACGTTATCTGAATGATGAGGATTTTGTAAGCAATTATGCTGCCCAGGGTGACACAACACCGTCCGCGGCCGATGAGCAGATATTGAGGGATACTGATCCGGATTTTAAAGTATTGGACGCTTCTACTTCTCCATTTCAAAGTGCGGATGCATCTTATTTCCACAAATCTTTAGGTGGTTACCATGGTGCTAAACTGCGTCGTTATCAGGAATTATTTGAACGTCAGATCGCGAAACAAAATCCAAATCCGGGTATTCTTGATATGCTGAATACCAAGTATGTGATCACGATGGACCAGCAAAATAATAAAGTTGCAATTCAGCAGCCGGGAGCATTCGGGAATGCATGGTTTGTAAAAAGCTATAAAATAGTTCCCAATGCCGATGCTGAAATGGCCGCCCTGGATTCACTGCAACCAAAAGATGAAGCCGTTTTAGACCAGAAATTTGCTGAAAACCTGAAAGGACTGACTTTAAATACGGATTCTACGGCAACGATTAAGCTCACCAGCTATAAACCAAATGAACTGAATTACGAAAGCAATTCTAAAAGTGAAGGTTTGGCGGTATTTTCTGAAATTTATTACAATGTACGTAATGAGTGGAAGGTAACGATTGATGGGAAACCGGCTGATATGTTAAGGGCCAATTACGTTCTTCGTGCTTTAAGGGTTCCGGCCGGAAAACATGCTATTGTCTTCAAATTTGAGCCTGTTTCCGTTGCCACGGGTCATACTATAGATTTGATCAGTTCTGTACTTCTGGTCGCTTTAATAGCCGGTGCATGTGTGGCAGAGGCTAAATCAAAAAAGAATCCGGAGGTGTAA
- a CDS encoding Uma2 family endonuclease encodes MELPLKIRSVAGLTDEMFFDLCQANSQLFLERDKEGNIIAMAPTGSDTGNYNFEFGFELGIWNRKTKAG; translated from the coding sequence ATGGAACTGCCATTAAAAATACGTTCAGTCGCAGGCCTTACTGATGAGATGTTCTTTGACCTCTGTCAGGCTAATTCACAATTATTCCTGGAAAGGGATAAAGAAGGTAATATTATTGCTATGGCACCAACAGGATCAGATACAGGTAATTATAATTTTGAATTCGGGTTTGAGTTAGGAATTTGGAATCGTAAAACTAAGGCAGGTTAA
- a CDS encoding prephenate dehydrogenase: MIISIIGVGLLGGSFALGLKEKYPHIKFIGVDNSVVNQKIALAKGIVDEITSLEEALKIAELNVLATPVDVITTMLPYMLDNIPAGKTIMDLGSTKEQICQLVDNHLNRSQFVAVHPMSGIENSGPGAAFKELLINKNVIICDKEKSHPDSLGLVEVFLRDVGMKIHYMTPVEHDLHLAYVSHLSHISSFALGLTVLDKEKDEKAIFDMASTGFSSTVRLAKSSPQMWAPIFDQNKANVSKALGDYIELLKKFKDAIDNKDLDTSLSFMNRANDIGRILAGIEKK, translated from the coding sequence ATGATTATTAGTATTATAGGAGTTGGTCTTTTGGGTGGTTCGTTTGCATTAGGGCTTAAAGAGAAGTATCCGCATATTAAATTTATTGGTGTCGATAATTCTGTTGTAAACCAGAAAATTGCGTTAGCAAAAGGAATTGTGGATGAGATCACTTCTCTTGAAGAAGCCCTCAAAATTGCAGAACTCAATGTATTGGCAACACCGGTTGATGTGATCACGACCATGTTGCCTTATATGCTGGACAATATTCCCGCAGGTAAAACAATTATGGATCTGGGTTCTACTAAAGAACAGATTTGCCAGTTGGTTGATAATCATCTGAACAGAAGCCAGTTTGTAGCAGTTCATCCTATGTCGGGTATTGAAAATTCGGGTCCCGGCGCTGCCTTTAAAGAGCTCTTGATTAATAAAAATGTAATTATTTGTGACAAAGAAAAAAGTCATCCCGATTCGTTGGGCCTGGTTGAAGTTTTTCTTCGGGATGTGGGTATGAAGATACATTATATGACTCCCGTAGAACATGACCTGCATTTGGCTTATGTTTCGCATTTGAGCCATATCAGCTCGTTTGCACTTGGGCTTACTGTTTTAGATAAAGAAAAAGACGAAAAGGCGATATTCGATATGGCCAGTACCGGTTTTTCTTCCACAGTTCGTCTGGCTAAAAGTTCGCCTCAGATGTGGGCTCCTATTTTTGACCAGAATAAAGCCAATGTTTCCAAAGCGCTCGGAGATTATATTGAGCTTTTGAAAAAATTCAAAGATGCGATTGATAACAAGGATTTAGATACCAGTCTGTCTTTCATGAACCGGGCTAATGATATTGGCAGGATATTAGCAGGTATTGAGAAGAAATAA
- a CDS encoding YdcF family protein, with protein MRTGLLEAFLLYKAGKIKKILISGTSQPYLMAAKKGETRLAAQLLLDWGVKAGDIIYEERSRNTRENAIFSARILRSKFPGGKYLLITSAFHMRRSLGCLAKVNIDADAFPADFYGGEYPLDFQFLFVPNSNALAYFDLLWHEWTGYIMYKLVGYS; from the coding sequence ATGCGGACCGGTTTGCTGGAAGCATTTTTGCTTTATAAAGCCGGAAAAATAAAAAAGATATTAATCTCAGGTACCAGTCAGCCTTATCTGATGGCCGCAAAAAAAGGAGAAACCCGGCTTGCTGCGCAGTTGTTACTGGATTGGGGCGTTAAAGCCGGCGATATCATTTATGAGGAACGATCAAGAAACACGCGTGAAAACGCAATCTTTTCTGCCAGAATATTAAGGTCAAAATTTCCCGGAGGTAAATATCTCCTGATCACATCTGCTTTTCACATGCGAAGATCTTTGGGATGTTTGGCAAAAGTCAATATTGATGCAGATGCATTTCCGGCAGATTTCTATGGAGGAGAGTATCCTTTGGATTTTCAATTCCTGTTTGTACCCAATTCCAATGCATTAGCTTATTTTGATCTGCTTTGGCACGAATGGACCGGTTATATCATGTACAAACTTGTAGGCTACTCCTGA
- the pfkA gene encoding 6-phosphofructokinase, whose translation MKRIGVFTSGGDAPGMNACVRAVVRGAVYHGIEVFGIRRGYSGMIAGDLYKMESYSVSNIIQRGGTILKSARSKEFMTPEGRKKAYDNLQEHGIEGLVAIGGNGTFTGAMIFGNEYGIPTVGAPGTIDNDLYGTDYTIGFDTAVNTALDAIDRIRDTASSHDRIFFIEVMGRDSGYIAVQSGIAGGAELVMVPEVLTPISEVVETLKQGWSRSKSSSIIIVAEGDEEGSAAEVAEKIKAQVDEDADIRVTTLGHTQRGGPPSAYDRILASRLGLGALEGLIAGQKNVMAGIINNDLVYTPFEDTIRLPKPINEDLLRMVKILSV comes from the coding sequence ATGAAGAGAATTGGAGTTTTTACCTCAGGAGGAGACGCACCGGGCATGAACGCGTGTGTCAGAGCTGTCGTCAGAGGGGCTGTTTATCATGGAATTGAGGTTTTCGGAATCAGGAGAGGATATAGTGGGATGATTGCCGGTGACTTGTACAAAATGGAGTCTTACTCGGTTAGCAATATTATTCAAAGAGGGGGTACAATTTTAAAATCTGCCCGCAGCAAAGAATTTATGACGCCCGAAGGCAGAAAAAAGGCTTACGACAATTTGCAGGAGCATGGTATTGAAGGACTGGTAGCAATTGGTGGAAACGGAACCTTTACAGGTGCAATGATTTTCGGAAACGAATATGGCATTCCTACTGTCGGAGCTCCGGGAACGATTGATAATGATTTGTATGGTACTGACTACACCATTGGATTTGATACGGCTGTAAACACTGCATTGGACGCAATTGACAGAATCCGTGATACTGCGAGTTCTCATGACCGTATATTTTTTATTGAAGTAATGGGCCGTGACTCGGGTTATATTGCTGTACAGTCGGGTATTGCCGGTGGCGCTGAACTGGTAATGGTACCGGAAGTGCTAACGCCAATTTCGGAAGTAGTGGAAACACTGAAACAGGGATGGAGCCGTTCCAAATCTTCTTCTATCATTATCGTGGCAGAAGGTGATGAAGAAGGCAGTGCTGCCGAGGTTGCCGAAAAGATCAAAGCACAGGTAGATGAAGATGCAGATATCAGGGTAACGACCCTGGGACATACACAACGCGGAGGGCCGCCATCAGCATATGACCGTATACTGGCGAGCCGTTTGGGATTGGGCGCCTTAGAAGGCTTAATTGCCGGCCAGAAAAATGTTATGGCAGGTATCATCAACAACGATTTGGTATACACTCCTTTTGAAGACACGATCCGTCTTCCCAAGCCAATCAACGAGGATTTACTGAGAATGGTAAAAATTCTGAGTGTCTGA